Proteins co-encoded in one Pocillopora verrucosa isolate sample1 chromosome 1, ASM3666991v2, whole genome shotgun sequence genomic window:
- the LOC131770282 gene encoding uncharacterized protein — translation MVLREEINGIYDEIRQTCSLFRYMCILRTITMLRNKLQLEVTNTHTRKISRLLYRETDVDEHILNISSYELSFFQKLVLCRGLKFAIPQRVSPVEIKASFEKVYWNLERHLPNENSRELAAATLRSVALEYINKSSPKPPKALLQAIEDLKKRDDIVVTKPDKGSGVVVMDKSEYLRLLSEASINDTSKFRFVDSERPRTRGRPPKYYHPLLQKERELETLIRKILPKSIADALRPKGSRLAHLYGLPKTHKEQLAVRPILSATNTYNYSLAKWLDDKLKPLSCNQYTMTDTFRFADEVRGFEIKNGKILVSYDVTSLFTNVPLEETIQILAEKAFAQDWFNETHSLNISKADLIDLLRAATKNQLFQFDGALYEQTDGVAMGSPLGPLLANVFMCSVEENLEQHSQLPRYYRRYVDDTLTVMPDRVTAGQFLDTLNSTHPSLQFTMEVEREGSLPFLGTELLNRAPKIESKVYIKRTNTGLLLHFQSHVDIKYKRSLVNTMVDRAYRLSSNWSFFSEECDRLRGVFHNLKYPKPLVETTIKRFVERRISSAEPCPSPDVPSEIVRLVLPFKDQSSANHVKQQLNSLSSKLSVTVQLVFVSPKLDQQLKQHEIKPPIVNQQCIVYEFKCNLCDAGYVGYTRGHLHERVEGHTRKSSSIYKHYHLQHNSEMPERLIEQFNVIAKCNGKFDCLVNEMLYIRMRKPILNVQTDSIRAKVFV, via the coding sequence ATGGTACTTCGAGAGGAAATCAATGGCATCTATGATGAAATCCGTCAGACCTGTTCACTATTCCGCTATATGTGCATCTTACGAACCATCACTATGCTTCGGAATAAACTCCAACTTGAAGTTACGAACACTCACACTCGAAAGATCTCAAGGCTTCTCTACAGAGAAACTGACGTCGACGAACACATCCTGAATATTTCCTCTTACGAACTATCGTTCTTCCAAAAATTGGTTCTCTGTCGTGGCCTGAAATTTGCGATCCCACAAAGAGTGTCTCCAGTTGAGATCAAGGCAAGCTTCGAGAAAGTATACTGGAACCTTGAACGGCATCTACCAAACGAGAATTCACGCGAACTAGCAGCCGCAACCTTACGATCTGTTGCGCTAGAGTATATTAATAAGAGTAGCCCAAAACCTCCTAAAGCCCTCTTGCAAGCTATTGAAGATCTGAAAAAACGCGATGACATCGTTGTCACAAAACCGGATAAAGGGTCTGGTGTTGTTGTTATGGATAAATCAGAATATCTTCGCCTACTATCCGAAGCGTCAATAAACGATACCAGCAAATTCCGATTCGTCGACTCGGAGAGACCGAGAACCAGAGGACGACCTCCTAAGTATTACCACCCTCTCCTTCAGAAAGAAAGGGAGTTGGAAACTCTCATTCGAAAGATTCTACCGAAATCCATTGCTGACGCTCTCCGCCCGAAAGGGTCCAGACTCGCACACTTGTATGGCTTGCCGAAGACACATAAAGAACAGTTGGCCGTGCGGCCAATACTCTCTGCTACTAACACCTACAATTACTCGCTAGCGAAATGGCTTGACGACAAATTGAAACCCCTGTCGTGCAACCAATATACAATGACAGACACATTCCGCTTTGCTGATGAAGTACGAGGCTTCGAGATCAAGAACGGCAAAATTTTAGTTTCCTATGACGTCACCTCATTGTTTACAAATGTACCATTGGAGGAAACAATACAGATCTTAGCTGAAAAAGCCTTTGCCCAGGATTGGTTCAACGAGACGCACAGCTTGAACATCTCTAAAGCGGACCTAATCGACCTCCTCCGAGCAGCTACGAAAAACCAGCTTTTCCAGTTTGACGGTGCTTTATATGAGCAGACAGATGGAGTCGCTATGGGTTCTCCCCTTGGACCGTTGCTGGCTAACGTCTTCATGTGCTCGGTTGAGGAAAACCTCGAACAACACAGTCAACTTCCGCGCTATTACCGGAGGTACGTCGATGACACCCTGACCGTAATGCCTGATAGGGTGACCGCTGGCCAGTTTCTAGACACCCTTAACTCTACCCATCCCTCCCTCCAGTTTACCATGGAAGTCGAACGGGAAGGATCCCTTCCCTTTCTAGGAACTGAACTGCTTAACCGTGCACCAAAGATTGAGAGCAAGGTCTACATCAAAAGAACCAACACGGGTCTCCTTCTGCATTTCCAGAGTCATGTTGACATTAAGTACAAGCGCAGCCTAGTTAACACCATGGTGGATCGCGCTTATCGATTATCTTCTAACTGGTCTTTCTTCTCCGAGGAATGTGACCGCCTTAGAGGggtttttcataacttgaaatacccaaagccactggTTGAAACTACAATCAAGCGGTTCGTTGAGAGAAGGATTTCATCTGCAGAGCCCTGTCCATCACCAGACGTACCATCGGAGATTGTGAGATTAGTGTTACCCTTCAAGGACCAGTCGTCAGCTAATCAtgttaaacaacaactgaacagtCTAAGCTCGAAGTTAAGCGTGACTGTCCAACTAGTGTTCGTTAGCCCTAAGCTCGATCAACAGcttaagcaacacgaaattaagccccctattgttaaccaacaatgtatcgtttatgaatttaaatgtaacctgtgtgatgcagggtatgtgggctatactcgtggtcacttacacgagcgcgtagaagggcacacaaggaaatcatcttctatctacaaacactaccacctccagcacaatagtgaaatgcctgaacgcttgatcgagcaattcaacgtcatcgcgaaatgtaacggcaaatttgattgccttgttaatgaaatgttgtatattcgcatgcgtaagccaatactgaacgtgcaaacggattccatccgcgccaaggtgtttgtttaa